In the Drosophila teissieri strain GT53w chromosome 3R, Prin_Dtei_1.1, whole genome shotgun sequence genome, ATTAACCAAACGagacacaaaaacacacaaaatgctACAAACAAAAACGGGAAAGGAAAGTTCTTGCCACAGTCGAAGAATCGCATACCCTTTGTAGCGTAGCAATTTAGAAACAGAAGAGGAGtagaatattaaaaatagCAAACACCCAAAGACTTTCACTTTATTGAGTTATGTATATGCCTATTTAAAATTCCACGCATATTCTGCGGAATTATGAAGGGTACTAAAACCTGAAGTTAAAACAGTATAGCAAAGAATGTTTCTCTGGTAATTAGGTAATGCAAACTGAAGGCAGAGACTCTAAAAGGTCCTTAAAGGGTATGAAAGTGCAGAAGATATAGCATAATATTTGCTCAACGCCCTTTGCCGATATGGCAAGCATTAAGGAAATTGCTATATCGAAATTGGCTctgggtataaaaacaaaggtGACATCCTGCTGCTCAAACAGTTGGCATTACAATGTTCATCCAGTGGCTAAaacacctcctgctcctggccatCCTGGTCAACTTGGCCGGTGCAAGGCAGAATCACATTTCGTTGGACATGAAGAAGAGCTCCAACCTGATGGTCAAGATGAGCGAGATCCTCTGCAAGGCTCGAATCAAAGTCCTGTTCGTCTACTTCGAGAATAAAACCTTCCACGAGCACACGGGTCAGATACTCagagaggtgaccaagtgcgACATATCATACATAGCTCTGAGGTGcgttaattatttattatcttaATAATACTGAAAGGTGTTTACTACACCGCTCTTtaaatttcattacattttctaAAGTTGTTTGCACATTTTACTTTCAGGAATCAAAATAGTCCCCTGGAGGCGGTCAAGGATGATGGCATACTCATGTACATGGTGATGATCATCACAAACATATCACAGCCATTGGAGCTTTCACTTATCCGGAAGAAATCGGCTGCCAAGCACCGATCGCATGTTTTCCTCTTGGTCAGAGATTCGGATACCGTTTCCGATGCTTGGATGCGGGCCAGCTTCCGGCAATTCTGGAAGCTATGGCTACTGAACATCGTGATCCTCTACTGGCGAGATGGACGACTAAATGCCTATCGGTACAACCCGTTTATGGAcaactatctgataccagTGGACAATAGGCCACATGATGTTCCAACTTTAGAGCAGCTTTTCCCAAAGGCCATACCCAATATGCAGCGGAAACCCCTGAGGATGTGCATCTACAAGGACGATGTGAGGGCAATCTTCTCCAGGCAGGGAATTATCCTTGGGACCGATGGCCTGCTGGCGGCCTATGTGGCTGAGCGACTGAACGCGACCATGATGATAACGCGTCCGCACTCGTACAACAACCACAATCTCAGCTCGGACATATGTTTCCTTGAGGTGGCCAAGGAGTACGTGGATGTGTCCATGAACATCCGTTTCTTGGTGCCGGACACCTTCAAGAAACTGGCGGAGAGTACGGTATCCCACACGCGGGATGATCTTTGCGTGATTGTCCCCAAAGCCAAGACTGCTCCCACTTTCTGGAACATATTTCGTTCGTTTGGCTCATTAGTTTGGGTTTTAATTCTGGTTTCTGTTCTGGTGGCGAATGTATTCTGCTACATCCTGAAAACTGGAGTGGGTCGGGTTCCCATGGAACTTTTCGCCGGAGCTTTGACTATGCCCATGACCCGGATTCCGCTGAACCATGCGCTTCGATTGTTCCTGATATTCTGGCTTTACTTTGGACTGCTCATTTGCTCGGCTTTCAAGGGAAATCTGACCAGCATGATGGTGTTCCAGCCTTATCTGCCGGATATAAACCAATTGGGTGCGTTGGCCAGGTCCCACTATCACATCATCATTCGTCCGAGGCACGTAAAACACATCCAGCACTTCCTGTCCCTGGGCCACCAGCACGAGTCCAGAATTCGGGAACAGATGCTAGAAGTTTCCGACACCCAGATGTACGAAATGATGAGGAACAATGACATAAGGTATGGTGGCCCATGTGGATCAATTTCAGTAATTTCAATTCCATAAAATCTACTTTCCCAGATTTGCCTATTTGGAGAAGTATCACATCGCCCGTTTCCAGGTGAACAGTCGTGTGCACATGCACCTGGGTCGTCCGTTTTTCCACCTGATGAACAGCTGCCTGGTGCCGTTTCATGCCGTCTATATCGTTCCCTACGGCTCACCCTACTTGGGTTTCCTGGACTCGCTGATCCGGAGCTC is a window encoding:
- the LOC122622069 gene encoding uncharacterized protein LOC122622069, producing the protein MFIQWLKHLLLLAILVNLAGARQNHISLDMKKSSNLMVKMSEILCKARIKVLFVYFENKTFHEHTGQILREVTKCDISYIALRNQNSPLEAVKDDGILMYMVMIITNISQPLELSLIRKKSAAKHRSHVFLLVRDSDTVSDAWMRASFRQFWKLWLLNIVILYWRDGRLNAYRYNPFMDNYLIPVDNRPHDVPTLEQLFPKAIPNMQRKPLRMCIYKDDVRAIFSRQGIILGTDGLLAAYVAERLNATMMITRPHSYNNHNLSSDICFLEVAKEYVDVSMNIRFLVPDTFKKLAESTVSHTRDDLCVIVPKAKTAPTFWNIFRSFGSLVWVLILVSVLVANVFCYILKTGVGRVPMELFAGALTMPMTRIPLNHALRLFLIFWLYFGLLICSAFKGNLTSMMVFQPYLPDINQLGALARSHYHIIIRPRHVKHIQHFLSLGHQHESRIREQMLEVSDTQMYEMMRNNDIRFAYLEKYHIARFQVNSRVHMHLGRPFFHLMNSCLVPFHAVYIVPYGSPYLGFLDSLIRSSHEFGFERYWDRIMNSAFIKSGIKVVNRRRGSGNDEPVVLKLQHFHAVFALWLVGIGMACIVLAWEHLTHNYNLAVTKRRH